The following DNA comes from Seriola aureovittata isolate HTS-2021-v1 ecotype China chromosome 15, ASM2101889v1, whole genome shotgun sequence.
CATTTTGCATAcaagtggtatcaatcttctcatctaactcttcgCAAAAAGGTAAATAAGCGTGATGGAACACAGGAtctaaagaaaaattaaattattatttaacaaaGCCCTGAAGCATTTACAATTTGGGAACACTAAAACCCTCCACTAAAACCCAGTCTCATTAATTTTCTTTGGGGTCATCAACCCTCGTTATCCAACCAATAATTAAGAACAATTCTGGTATACTTCACGAGATTAAAACtttgaaattaatattttaaaaaagacatcagaatgattaaaacaataaataaaatgtgcaaagaaattatattttcatatcagGTTTTCTAGTCTGCTGGAAAatttgatttacaaaaacaagtaTTGTTATGAGAGACAGGACCAAATCAGTTTTCATATGATATTTTACAACAATATTCaaataatgtgtgtttgaattagGGCTCATAGCCGTGAGAGTAACAGGTACAATACAGTATAGTACCACATTTATCCTCTATTCTTTTTTATAGTCCTCCTCAATTTTTAGCTTCTCCGTGTTGTTTCTGAGGAGGGCTGCATCGTTGCTCACTTGTACCTTGTCAAAAAAGTTGAAATCTGCCACATAGCGGCCACCTGTGGTGCTGAACAGCACCGGCTTGAACTCGTAACCCCAGAGGATCTCCTGGGGAATGAAAGATGTGCGGCTTTGACACGTGGCTGCCGTCGATTCCATCGTGGCATTGAGGGTGACCAGCAGCTCAAACTCTCGGGTGTGAAGGTTTTCTGCGTTCAGTCCTACCAGTGGGCTGTGATCGTCCAGAACGTGGTAGAAGGTGAGCGGGAGGATGAGGAAAGGGCACTCTCCACTGGAGTCCATCTGAAAATCAACAGATGTCTGGTGGACTTGTGTCTTCTCACCTTCCTGTGTCACATTTGAGTGGAGGAGCTTTCCTGTTAGCTGGCACTGGATCAAAAGGCTCTTCCTCATGTTAGCCACTCTCACCATCAGACACAGCTTTCCCTGGCGCCAGCAGATCACTGCCAACTGGCTGAACTTGATGGTCTCTGCCCGCTTCTTGGGCCGAGCCAGTTTAGCTAGAAAGGCACCAGTGACAAAGATCTCAGCCAGGCCGGTGATGACGAGCTGAGCCACCAGGGTGAAGATAGCCAGAGGACATTCCTCAGAAATATAACGAAAACCATAGCCAATGGTGGTCTGTGactccagagagaagaggaaggctCCAGTGAGTGTCTCCACGTTCATCAGACAGGGCGTGTGGTTCGAATTCAAACCACCCTCAAAGTCTCCGTTGCCCATGCCAATGAAGTAAAAGATGACCCCAAAGAGGAACCAAGTCATGACAAATGTAGAAGCAAACAGAGTGAGTTTGTAGCGCCATTTCATGTCCACCACAGTGGTCCAGATGTCATGCAGGTACAGCTTGACCATGCCCTCCACGTTGTCAATCCGGACATTGTTGTGACCGTCCTTGGACACAATCCTTCGCTTGACCTCTGCCTTCCTGTTGGTCATGTTGCTCTGGGTCAATTAAAACTGACAGTGTCTTCTTAGTTTTGCATTGCCAGGGGAACGActaacacaaaaacagaaaagatatGATTATTATCTCACCTCTCAGCTATATTAATTTCAGTGTCatccaaattacaaaacaaaaaccacatttTCTCTGGTGTCTAGCCATGCTGATGTATTTGGTTTTAGAGATATCTGCCAGTAAGTATTCTGCCTACACCTCAGTACAATGGAGATGGATGGAATATAATATGTGCTGCTCAACTTGTCCTGCCAGTTGCAGTGTCATGGTTACTGTGGATAATTTCCAGTTTTCAGCATTTCAACATTTGGGGCAGTACACTTATTCAccttcttgctgagagttagatgagaggattaaTACAACTCTCATATGTGTCCATTCAATATAAACCTATCGCCAGaagctgcttagcttagcttagcttagcttagtttagcataaagaccggaAACAGTGGGCAATAGCAGGGCTCCGTCCAGCTGTAACAAGGTCCACCTACAAGTGCCTGTACAGTTCATAAATTAACATGTTACATCTCATTgtttacctttggacagagcttaCTGTTTCCAATTGGATTTCCATTGCCCACTACATTTCCCTTTCCTTCGGTTTTTTCATGAAACATGTAGGTGGTACTGGTAAAACAGTGCAAAGCGGTCTTACTACTTTTATTGTGCAATTATAGAAAATCTGATGAAATGCTTTATAACTATCTGCTAGAAGATAAACCCTGTAACAGAGACATGAGTCCTCTGCATAAGTCCAACTTTATGATCCATTAAACACAAAAAGGCATGTTTCTGACAGAACAATTATGATGTAATTATTCAATCTTTTTTTATAGTAAATCTCACATGAAAAGCAAACAATTAAATATACAACTATTTGGAAAACTTCCAAGACCCTTCCCTGCTCTTTCCAGAAATTCAGCCAAGCCTTCCGTCACCCAACTTTTCACAAAATAGAAAATGCTCCAGTAAAATACCAGCACTTGGGAAATCTGAGCATGAGCTAAAACATGGAAAAACTTTGGTATGTTCCTTTAAAGTTGATCAAGATTTGTCTTCCGAAGGggacaaaaaatacattcaacaCAAGAATTAAATGATgatcttcaaaaataaaaaaaatgacaaacttaatgaataaaaaaatatttcacaaaattcaatatatggaaaaaacagtgtcagtgagtgagtgtcaGTGTCTGCATAACAACCTGCTGTCACAGACGGCTGTTACTTCTCACAGTTAATACAATGACAAAGTTGAAAGTTAATCTCGCAGTAAACCATTGCAGGAGCCGGAGAGGACACTTTAAATAATGATTGATCGGTTGATAAATCTGAGTGTATTATACTCATACTCATACTCACATCCCGTTGTGCTGTTGAGCTTGTTGAATAGTTACgggtgtttgtgttcagttcTCTCAGGGTCACACACAATCTGTAAGATGAAGCTGCCAGAGAACATCTAGTCCAGTGTCTTCTTTCTCCTATTGTCCCGGCTTGTGAGCGCTGAACTTTGGCACAGAGGTATTCAGGTGAGAACAGAGATGAGAGACAAAGCCGAGCTGTAAACTCTGATCTACATGTGGGTTGGCTTTCATTCCCCCGCCTCTCCTACCTGTACACATGTGCGAACAGCAACCCCGAACACttgaagtttgtttttgagCCTTTTATGGTTGTTGTTGCTTTACACACACCCAGATTTACTGCTCCCAGTGTCTAACCGTTCTCTGAGGGCACTTGGAATTCTTGGGCACTTTTGGTGTCACTACAAATAAAAGGTGGTCAGACTGAATTCTGGTCTAACTGAAAACCAGACAAGGCTAGTTTTAACATAATGAGTCTTTGGAGTTTTTGAAATGTCTGTGGTTGACAGAAAGAGCTGAAGTTGAAGTGAAACACTGAAGGAAGTTGATGTGGTAGCAAAAATTGAAGTTTAACAGTCAGTTGAAGTTTAAAAACTGAAAGGAGTTGAAGTGCAAGCACTGAAAGAAGCTGTAATAATAGTTTAAGTAATAAAAGGAGCTGAAGTGTCAGTTGAAGTAAATCGCATCAACAGAGAACACAACTTGAagcaattttaaaatgaaataaattattagaaataaaatcaagCTGGGTATCCAGTGAAAGGAGTTGAAGTGTGAACCAAAGTGTAAGCTCtgaaagcagttgaagtgtAAATGGGGATTCAGACCTATGTTGAAACAACACAGGGGGCTGTTGATGAACATCTGAACACAACCTTATACTGCAAACTTCAGGCATTGTCAGACAAATGGATACTAGCTGTCAGTGACAGACAATTACAGACTAGTGACCGCTTGTGGCCATTGGATCACAGATACATTATACATGTTTTCCAAACTGCGCCAAAACCACACAATCAATACAACTGGAAGAAACCTgccaaagcaaaaatattttggccatattacaacaaaaacacaaagaaaattgCTTGTGTCCGCACTAAAAGTTTGACTATGGTTTACACTTGTAAAGAAGTTGAACTGTGAGGTTGAGATTAGATGCAGTTCACGTGAAGTTAAATCCTGAAAGAGGTtggtgtaaaataaaatgtaaaaactgaaagatgTGTCATTTGAAACGCACGTAATAAAAGGAGTTGCAGTGTTGACTGAAGTGaaagtgtgaaagcagctgaagtATCATGTGAGGTGTAGAAGGTGAAAGGAATTTGAAAGTTGTATGAAGTAAAAGAGCTGAGAGCAGATAACTGCTCTCCAAAAGTCAGTTGAGTGTGAGCTGATGTGTAGTTGGCAGGAGCAGTTCAAACTGAAAAGTAATGGAAGTGGTACAAGTGTTGAGTGAAACCGAAGTTGCAGTTTAAGTGGACGAATCATGCAGTGAACAATTTTAAACTGTTatgatacagtatatgttgAATGTTTCTTTAAGTCTTGACTGCTGGTTGTTAAACGCTATGACCTTGAGTCACACGCCTTAGCTTTGTTATTAACCTCATTGTTATTACCCTCATTCCTGGAGGCTagatgtgtatgagtgtgtgtgtgcgtttgttaCTAAGGCATGAGATCACCAGTTGATTTCCTTGTTCCTTGTTGTTGTTACACCCTAGAGTAACTGTGTTTTCAGTAATGGAGATCAAATGGAGagacataaagaaaacataCTTCACACACTGATCTCTCTGTTTCCAGCAGCATGTGAGCCTGTTGATCTTCACCACAAATGAAAGGTTGAACTACATGAGAAGGAGAGATTCAACAAGATGGAAACAACAGCTTCCCACTTTCTCTAGAGATATAGGGCATTGCAAAATACCTGAGGGAGAACAACAACAGATGATAGTCAAATCAATGAAGGTGCCATTGTTTGGGGTAATTCTGCTGTCTGGTAGGAGAAATTAAGACAACCTTAAAATTATTGATTAAGGCAAGTTGAATTTGTTCATAAAGTAGTTATTTTGTCAATTAAATGTGTCTTCTAATACTGAAAAAGACATAGAGAAAGATGTGTGTAATGCAAATTCAAATGATCAATTTTCAgcagattttacacatgaagttcaGTAGACTTCACATTGTTAGAACTACTCAGGCTGTGAAAACTGTTTTATGATGTGTTCTGTTGCTCTGGAGTGAACTTTCCAAAGTTATTCCTAAAAACTATAactataaaactgtaaaaatacatGTAGTTTTACAATTAATTAGAAGGATATTGGATTCAATCTTGATTTTGACACAAAGCCAGTGTAATGAAGCCAGCACCAGGGTGATAGGGTGGAGATTACAAACTGTACTGaattgtaaacatgtttatgcctctctctctcatctgtccATTGAAAGAATATGTCTGACCTCAAAGATTATTAAAACAGTCTCTTCTTTTTGTTGGGAGACACAGGTTTAACTTTGGTCTTAGCTTTAAAATTGCTTAATTGTCTCCATCAAGGGACAATGAGCTGGTTTATCCAAAATGAAGGAGCCCAACCCCACCTAGTGAACGAAACGGAGAATGCCATTTATGACCTAAAGTATAGATCAGAGTGTGTGATTTCATCATCTGATCTCAGTTAATAATAACGATAATGATTTCCTTAAAGTAATTAATTAGATCGATAGTTTATACTTTATTCACATTAGTGTTTACCTCCACATCACCTAGCAGATATCACTcataacatgaataaaacagaatgaCCAATagtaatttttatttacaaaaatcaAGAACATTTTCCACTCAAGGAGGTATCCAGTGTTTTGGATATGTCTGTCTAGGTATGTAAGCAGTGATCAATGTTGCAGTAGAGTCTTGAGTGTGTTGTGGTAATATTCAGATACAGCAGAATACACTTTAGTTCAGCCTAATTATTGACACTTCACCATAACCTGTGCTTTAATGGATACTGAGTTCGCTGCTGCTGACTTTTGTTAATCAGACTTCACCctgtaaaatgtgacaaaaacatacCTACATAAATGATAACACATGACTGACTCAAGTTAAGGTCAAGCTGGACTGAAGTGAAATTATCATGATGATGAGATGGTCATAATTGTTCCCAAGTGCCATAAGTGGGTTCTTCCTCTGGGAAGCATAAAATTGTTCAGTAAAGCTGAACGATTTGACTTATGCTTTAAAAGGGAAGGTCATAAGGTCCTCAAAATCAATAGGACAAAATCTCCGCAGACCACGAACATCCAAAGCTCCTTTAATGACAATCCAGACATTAGTTTCTGAGACCCTTGGGGAGAATGTCACTGACAGACCCTGCCATGTACAgcgaaacaaaaaaaacaaaaaaaacaaaaacaacctcagCCTGTATGAGGAGGTGTAAATAAATAAGGTTCAAGAAGGTGAGGTCATTGTGGGGGAGGGTTAGCAGTGGTGGCCCTCAGGATGCCTCGCAGCACCTTGTAGTTGTTGAGGGGTTGGTTTTCTTTGGGTGGGTAACAGGTCCCGCGATCTGCTGCATACGAATAAGGGAACCGCAGCACCCAAAGACCATCAGGCGGCAACACTAAATCTGTCTGCTCTGGATGGAAAACTGGGCAGGGAGGAGGACCAGGCTGTACCTGAAAATACAATATTGAAACGATTAATATaacatatttattaataaaaatacattcatgcaTCTTTAGTCAAACTAAATGTTGAATATTGCTACCAGACATGTGAAAGATGAGTTTAATCTCACAGGGAGTGCAGATATACAATGAGGTCCAAAGGTTTGAGACCACCTtccatgcaaactccacacagaaaggccacAGGCCCCaggtttgaacccagaacctacttgctgtga
Coding sequences within:
- the kcnj15 gene encoding ATP-sensitive inward rectifier potassium channel 15 produces the protein MTNRKAEVKRRIVSKDGHNNVRIDNVEGMVKLYLHDIWTTVVDMKWRYKLTLFASTFVMTWFLFGVIFYFIGMGNGDFEGGLNSNHTPCLMNVETLTGAFLFSLESQTTIGYGFRYISEECPLAIFTLVAQLVITGLAEIFVTGAFLAKLARPKKRAETIKFSQLAVICWRQGKLCLMVRVANMRKSLLIQCQLTGKLLHSNVTQEGEKTQVHQTSVDFQMDSSGECPFLILPLTFYHVLDDHSPLVGLNAENLHTREFELLVTLNATMESTAATCQSRTSFIPQEILWGYEFKPVLFSTTGGRYVADFNFFDKVQVSNDAALLRNNTEKLKIEEDYKKE